A stretch of DNA from Serinibacter arcticus:
GTACTACGAGGAGATGGCGCAGCAGTGGAACGAGAAGAACCCTGACGAGCAGATCGAGCTGAACGTCATCGTCTACCCCTACCAGGACATGCACAACAAGCTGCAGCTCGCGGCCAACTCCGGTCAGGGGATGCCCGACGTCGTCGACATCGAGGTCAACAAGTTCGCGAACTTCGTCAAGGGCTCCAACCCGCCCCTGTACGACCTGACGGAGGCGGCGGAGCCGTACGCGGACGACATCGTGCAGGCGCAGCTCGACCTCTACAGCCGTGACGGCAACCTGTACGCCTACCCCACGCACGTGGGCGCGTTCGTGGCGTTCTACAACACGGAGCTGCTCGAGGGTGCGGGGGTCGACTACACGACGATCGAGACGTGGGAGGACTTCGAGGCCGCCGGCGTCACGTACAACGAGGCCACGGGCAAGGCCTTCGGCGTCGCCAGCACGTCGGTGTTCTTCCAGGAGCCCCTCATGGTCGCCCAGCTCGGCGGGCAGATCTTCGAGGACGACGGGCTGGGTGCCGTCTCCATCGACACCCCGGAGATGACGGAGGTCATGGAGCAGATGGCCGGCATGAAGGAGGCCGGGGCCATCTCGACGATCCCCGGGGCCAGCCCGGACGACGAGGAGGCCTTCGGCGCCATCAACCGCGGTGACTACGCGGCCATCGTCTACCCGGCCTGGTACACCTCCCGGTTCGTGGACTACATGCCGGACCTCGCGGGCAAGATCGCGATCGCCCCGGCCCCGGCCCCGGCCGACGCCGAGGTGCTGACGATCGGTGGCGGTGGCACGGGAGCCGCCGTCGCCAAGGACTCGCCCGTCGCCGAGCTCGCGGCCGACTGGCTGTCCTTCGCCAAGCTCTCGCCCGAGGGCAACGTCGCGGTGTGGGAGGTCCTCGGCTTCGACCCCGTGAACATGTCGGTGTGGGAGGACACGGCGGTCACCCAGGACCCGGAGAACAAGTTCAACCAGTACTTCACGACGAACCTGTTCGACGTGCTGAACGAGGTCAAGAGCGGGATCGGCCACTTCGAGTCCTTCGCCAACCCGAACCTGCCCGCCGTGGACAACCAGTTCCGCACCGTCACCCTGAACGAGATCTACGAGAACGGCGTGGATCCCGCCCAGGCCCTGGCCGACTCGCAGAGCGACCTCCAGAACGAGCTCGGCGAGTGATCCGGCGCGAGAGCTAGGACGACCCGCAGGACCAGCAGCACCCGCACCACCAGCAGCAGGTGACGGCCGGGGCGCACCACCGCCCCGGCCGTCGCCCACCTCACCAGAAGCCGCCTCGCAGAGGAGAACCATGACCCCCGCTCGTCTCACGCTCGACCCCGCCTTCTGCGTCGGTCCCGTCCGCCGCCGCACCTTCGGGTCGTTCGTGGAGCACCTCGGACGCTGCGTCTACACCGGGATCCACGACCCGGCGCACCCGAGCGCCGACGCCGACGGCTTCCGGCAGGACGTCATCGACCTGACGCGCGAGCTCGGCGTCTCCACCGTGCGCTACCCGGGCGGCAACTTCGTCTCCGGCTACCGCTGGGAGGACGGCGTCGGCCCGCTCGAGAACCGCCCCACGCGCCTCGACCTCGCCTGGCACTCCTCCGACCCGAACACGGTCGGCGTCGACGAGTTCATGAGGTGGGCCAGGAAGGCGGGCGTCGAGCCGATGATGGCGGTGAACCTCGGCACGCGCGGCGTCCAGGAGGCGCTGGACCTGCTCGAGTACTGCAACGTCGGCAAGGGCACGGCTTTGGCGGACCGACGGCGGGCCAACGGCGCCGAGGAACCTCACGGCATCCGCATGTGGTGCCTGGGGAACGAGATGGACGGCCCGTGGCAGATCGGGCACAAGACCGCGCACGAGTACGGCCGACTGGCCGCCGAGACGGCGCGCGCGATGCGCATGATCGACCCGGGCCTCGAGCTCGTCGTCTGCGGCTCGTCCGGCTCCGGCATGCCGACCTTCGGCGCGTGGGAGCAGACCGTGCTGACGGAGACCTACGAGCACGTCGACCACGTCTCCGCCCACGCCTACTACTGGGAGGAGGACGGCGACCTCGACTCCTTCCTGGCCTCCGCCGTCGACATGGACGGCTTCATCGACGCGGTGGTGGCGACCGCCGACGCCGTGCGGGCGGCCGGCAAGCACACGAAGCGGATCAACGTCTCCTTCGACGAGTGGAACGTCTGGTACCAGAAGCGGGCCGAGTCCAGGCCGCCGACGGGCGACGACTGGCCGATCGCACCGGTCCTGCTCGAGGACACCTACACGGTGGCCGACGCCGTCGTCGTGGGCTCGCTCATCATCAGCCTGCTGCGCCACACCGATCGTGTCCACGCCGCGTCGCTGGCCCAGCTGGTCAACGTCATCGCACCGATCATGACCGAGCCCGGCGGGCGCGTCTGGAAGCAGACGATCTTCCACCCCTTCGCGCAGGCCTCGCGCCTGGCGCGCGGCGAGGTGCTGCGCCCGGTCATCGCCTCCGACACCTACGCCACGGCGAAGTTCGGCGACGTCCCGCTCGTCGACGGCGTCGCGACCTACGACGCCGAGACGGGCGAGACCGTCGTGTTCGCCGTGAACCGCTCGACCACGGACACGGTCCCGCTCGCCGTCGAGCTCCGCGCGCACGGCATCACGCTGATCGAGGCGACGAGCTACGCGCACGCCGACCCGCGCTGGTCCGCGAGCGTCGATGACGACGACACCGTGCTGCCGCGTCCCAACGGCTCGGCCGCGATCACCGCGGACGGCGAGGTCACCATGGACCTGCCACCGGTGTCCTGGAACGTGCTGCGGCTCGGCCGCGCGTGAGTCGAGGCGGCGCGCCGGGCGGGTGCGTCGCGGCACGGGCGGTGCGACGGCGGTGCTCGCGGTCGCCGTCGTGACCCACCTCGTGCGCGGGAAGGTGTGGTGCGCAACCCCCTCGCGGGTGGTGCGCACCCCCCTCGCGGGTGGTGCGCACCCCCCTCGCGGGTGGTGCGCAAGCCCCTCGCCGGTGGGTGGGCGACGGCGGCCGTGCCCTCGTCCGCCCGGAGGCCCTAGCCTGGGGGCACCCCCGCGATGGACCCCGGCGCGACCGACGCCCGACCCGCCCCGCACCCGCCCTCTCCCACCAGGAGCCCCCATGCGCCGCAGCGTCTCCTCCACCCTCGAGCTGACCCTGAGCGAGGGCGAGGTCCAGCTCGCGTTCATGGTCGCCGTCGCGCGCGTGCCCGGGCTGCGGATCGACGAGCGGCTGACCATCCACCTGGGCGACGAGCTCGTCGAGGCGACCGAGATCCCGGCGCCGCACAACGGCGTCGTGCACGACCTCACCGTGAACCCCGGCGTCTCGGGCACGCCCCTGGTGCTGAACTACCACGCCATCGTCGAGACCAACTGGGACGAGGTCGCCGCCGCGCACGACGACGCCGAGGGGGAGGAGATCGTCGGCGAGGCCGGCGGCCCCATCGACCTGCTGATGTACCTGCGCCCCAGCCGGTACGCCGAGTCCGACCGCTTCTTCGGCACCTCTCGCGCCGAGTTCGCGGGTCTGGCCGGGCGCGAGCTGGTGCTCGCCGTCGCCGACTGGGTCAACCACCACCTGCGCTACACGCCGGGCGCGAGCCGTCCGACCGACGGCGCCGTCGAGACCCTCCTGGCGCGCCAGGGGGTGTGCCGCGACTTCGCGCACGTCGCCGTCGCGCTGCTGCGGGCGCTCGACGTCCCCGCGCGCCTCGCGGCCGTCTACGCCCCCGGCCTGTTCCCGATGGACTTCCACGCCGTCGCCGAGGCCTGGGTCGAGGGCGGGTGGCACGTCATCGACCCGACCCGGCTGGCCCCGCGCCAGACGCTCGTGCGCGTGGCGACGGGCCGCGACGCCTCCGACACGGCCTTCCTGTCCAGCTACGGCGCCCGCCTCACGCTCGACCGGATCAAGGTGCTCGCGACGTCGGACCCCTTCCTCCCGACCGACGACCACCGCTCGATGCTGCGCGTCCCCTGACCCGGGACCTCGCCGACCTCGTGCCGCAGCGGCGACGCGGGGGACAATGGAGCCCATGACAGATGCCAGCGGAACCCCCGACGTCCCCGGCCGTCCGCGCCGCCCCGCCTCGCTCGACCCGGTCCAGGCGGCCCAGGTGCCGGGTGGGGTGGATCCCGCCGCGCGCGCCCAGGCGGCCCACGTCACCGCCCACGCGCTGCTCGGCCGCGGCCACGAGGCCGGGATCGCCCCCGACGAGGTGGCCCGGCTCGTCCGGCTGGTCGAGACCGAGGGGGTCGACACCGTCGCCGCCCTCTGGGCCGACAGCGCCGGCGACTCCCTCCCCGGGGCGCTCTGGCGTCTGTACATGCTGCGCGAGTGGATCCGCCGCGTCCCCCTGGAGGTCGCCGACCGGTACGCGCTCGGATCGCGTCGCGCGGAGGTGGCCGACGCCGTCGCGGGGCTCCCGCACCCGCCCACCCCGAGGAGGTGGCGGCGCTCGCGGACGCCGTCCTCACCGGGGCGGTGACCGCCGACCTCGACGTCGCGCTCGACCGCGCCGCGGCGTTCTACCGCGTCGTCGGCACGGGGACGGCGCTCGACGCCGACCTGCACGACCTCCCGCACGGCCCCGAGGCCGAGACGGCCACCCGCCGCGCCGCCAACCTCGTGCGCACCTCCGAGGAGCTGCGACACGCCGCGCGCCGCGCCCGGGCGGGGGAGCTCCAGTGATGCTCGAGGATCTCGTCCCCACCGGCACCCCCGGCGACACCGAGTCCGTCGAGGCCGTCCTCGCGCTCGCGGCCCGCGCGGAGGCGCACGACGGCGTCGCGCCCCTCTCGGAGGAGTTCCTCCTCGCGCTCCGCTCCGGTGGCGACCACCTCGCGCTCGGGCCGGGAGCCGGGCACCTCGTCAGCCGCGCGCAGGACGGCAGCGTCGACGGCGTCGCGGTGCGCGCGGGCGACGGCGTCGAGATCGTCGTCGACCCCGCCCACCGTCGGCGCGGGGTCGGTCGCGCGCTGCTCGACGCCGCCCGTGCGGCGGTCCCGACCAGCCGGTTCTGGGCGCACGGCGACCTGCCCGGCGCGCGCGCCCTCGCCGTCGCGACCGGTCTGGGAGCCGCCCGCGAGCTGCTGAAGCTGGGCCGGTCGGTGACGGCGGAGGACGCCGCCTCGCCCGAGGCCCCGGGGGTGCTGACGCTGAGCGACTACGGCGACAACCGTGACGCGGGCCTGGACGACTGGCTGCAGCTCAACGCCCTCGCGTTCGCCGACCACCCCGAGCAGGGGCGGTGGACCACCGG
This window harbors:
- a CDS encoding alpha-N-arabinofuranosidase gives rise to the protein MTPARLTLDPAFCVGPVRRRTFGSFVEHLGRCVYTGIHDPAHPSADADGFRQDVIDLTRELGVSTVRYPGGNFVSGYRWEDGVGPLENRPTRLDLAWHSSDPNTVGVDEFMRWARKAGVEPMMAVNLGTRGVQEALDLLEYCNVGKGTALADRRRANGAEEPHGIRMWCLGNEMDGPWQIGHKTAHEYGRLAAETARAMRMIDPGLELVVCGSSGSGMPTFGAWEQTVLTETYEHVDHVSAHAYYWEEDGDLDSFLASAVDMDGFIDAVVATADAVRAAGKHTKRINVSFDEWNVWYQKRAESRPPTGDDWPIAPVLLEDTYTVADAVVVGSLIISLLRHTDRVHAASLAQLVNVIAPIMTEPGGRVWKQTIFHPFAQASRLARGEVLRPVIASDTYATAKFGDVPLVDGVATYDAETGETVVFAVNRSTTDTVPLAVELRAHGITLIEATSYAHADPRWSASVDDDDTVLPRPNGSAAITADGEVTMDLPPVSWNVLRLGRA
- a CDS encoding ABC transporter substrate-binding protein; translation: MSKKRILTSVAGLGLAVSLVAACGGGGGGTGGTGGSGGETNADGATPVEMWVFAELHAEYYEEMAQQWNEKNPDEQIELNVIVYPYQDMHNKLQLAANSGQGMPDVVDIEVNKFANFVKGSNPPLYDLTEAAEPYADDIVQAQLDLYSRDGNLYAYPTHVGAFVAFYNTELLEGAGVDYTTIETWEDFEAAGVTYNEATGKAFGVASTSVFFQEPLMVAQLGGQIFEDDGLGAVSIDTPEMTEVMEQMAGMKEAGAISTIPGASPDDEEAFGAINRGDYAAIVYPAWYTSRFVDYMPDLAGKIAIAPAPAPADAEVLTIGGGGTGAAVAKDSPVAELAADWLSFAKLSPEGNVAVWEVLGFDPVNMSVWEDTAVTQDPENKFNQYFTTNLFDVLNEVKSGIGHFESFANPNLPAVDNQFRTVTLNEIYENGVDPAQALADSQSDLQNELGE
- a CDS encoding transglutaminase-like domain-containing protein, with the translated sequence MRRSVSSTLELTLSEGEVQLAFMVAVARVPGLRIDERLTIHLGDELVEATEIPAPHNGVVHDLTVNPGVSGTPLVLNYHAIVETNWDEVAAAHDDAEGEEIVGEAGGPIDLLMYLRPSRYAESDRFFGTSRAEFAGLAGRELVLAVADWVNHHLRYTPGASRPTDGAVETLLARQGVCRDFAHVAVALLRALDVPARLAAVYAPGLFPMDFHAVAEAWVEGGWHVIDPTRLAPRQTLVRVATGRDASDTAFLSSYGARLTLDRIKVLATSDPFLPTDDHRSMLRVP
- the mshD gene encoding mycothiol synthase, yielding MLEDLVPTGTPGDTESVEAVLALAARAEAHDGVAPLSEEFLLALRSGGDHLALGPGAGHLVSRAQDGSVDGVAVRAGDGVEIVVDPAHRRRGVGRALLDAARAAVPTSRFWAHGDLPGARALAVATGLGAARELLKLGRSVTAEDAASPEAPGVLTLSDYGDNRDAGLDDWLQLNALAFADHPEQGRWTTGDLADRVAEPWFDADLLLLLPRDGARGEPLEASLWLKPQGEVCEIYVVAVHPDSAGRGLGRAVLVHALGVAARRGFADVELYVDGGNTAARRLYERAGFDVRTRDVQYAS